In Bacteroidota bacterium, the genomic stretch TTAAAGGAAAACAATCTTGAAGCGATTAAACTGGATGCCGTTGCCGTAAGTAAAGGCCCGGGTTCATATACAGGCCTTCGTATTGGGGTATCTACAGCAAAAGGTTTATGTTACGGAGCAGGTATTCCGCTGATAGGAATCTCTACCTTGGAATGCATGGCATACTCTGTCGCTCATGAGGATATGTTTAAAAGTGGGGCTGATCAAAATGCCTGGCTTTGTCCCATGATAGATGCGCGGAGAATGGAAGTTTATACTGCATTTTTTAATACTGATGCAGAAAGGATGACAGAAACTCATGCTGATATTATTACTCCTGAATCGTACAAAGAATTACTTGACCGCAGGCCTGTTTATTTCTTTGGCAGTGGGGCAGTGAAATGCCAAAAATCAATTGTTCATCCCCATGCATTTTTTTCTATAAACAGGGAACCATCTGCAAAAGATATGATCCCTCTTTCTGAAAGTGCATTCAGAATGAAGAAATTTGAAGATGTGGCTTATTTTGAACCTTTCTATCTCAAAGATTTTGTTGCAACTACCCCTAAAAAAAGTATTCTGACTCTTTAATGGTTTTAGATGATCATTTCTATAAGGTTGGCATTATCCTTGAAGAAAGAAAAGATATTTGGAATTCGTAACAATGACAAGGTATGGAAATTAAAAATTTTTGTTTGAAAAGGTTTAAAATATTTTTGTGGATTTCGATCTTTTTGTTGCCGGTCGTACTTTCAGGACAAAGGCTTCCCAAGATACATCAACAAAATCATGCATTTCAGGCAGGAGAGACC encodes the following:
- the tsaB gene encoding tRNA (adenosine(37)-N6)-threonylcarbamoyltransferase complex dimerization subunit type 1 TsaB, yielding MPVILNIETSAQMCSVSLSKDGNLIGYKESTENNTHASLLGLYIDGLLKENNLEAIKLDAVAVSKGPGSYTGLRIGVSTAKGLCYGAGIPLIGISTLECMAYSVAHEDMFKSGADQNAWLCPMIDARRMEVYTAFFNTDAERMTETHADIITPESYKELLDRRPVYFFGSGAVKCQKSIVHPHAFFSINREPSAKDMIPLSESAFRMKKFEDVAYFEPFYLKDFVATTPKKSILTL